Genomic DNA from uncultured Methanospirillum sp.:
TATACATCACGATTGCAAGGGGATCCCGGCCCGCAACCTGACGGGAGCAGCTGGTGTCAACTCCCCAGCAGAGGCAGGTGAAGAGGATTCCGGCTGCTCCTATCGAGAGTCCGAGCGGCTGATCAGGCTTCCATGCAAGCGTTATGCAGGCAAGGGTGATGCATCCGAGAGCGGTCCAGACCCGCTTTCCTGCCCGCTCTCCTGAAATAATCCTGGCTACAAGTGCGGTTGCAACAGCCTCAAAACTGAGCAGAACCGATGCCTCCCAGGCTGTTACCGATCGGAGCGAGAGTGTGAGGCTGGTTGTTGCGAGCACGGCACCAAAGAAGGAGGCACCGATTACCCAGGGAACAGCAGCCCTTGTGAGCGGCGGCTCAGTGGTGGTGACTCCCCGGAGATGGCGAAAAAGCCGGTATACTGCCGTTCCGCCTCCACTTCCAAGATAGATCATACTTGCAAGGGTGATCGGGGCTATGCCTGCCAGTGCCATTTTCGCCATCGGGGCAGAAGAGCCGAAGAGCAACGCAGCGGCAAGGATGAAGAGGACCGGCCTTGCAGGAGAAGAGATCACGGTCAGTACGTGTTGGAGGTGAAGCCCGATAAACAAGTGGGAAAAAAGTGGGAAGAGAGGGATGACTGATTGGTTCAGATTTTAAACCTGCTCATCTCATTCTCGATGAACTGGGTCGATTCAAGGGCGTTTTTAACGACACTTCTGATCTCGTCCATCGAGGTGTTGACATGATCGATCATGGTCACAATCTGGTCAACTGCTGCAGACGACTCTTCGCTTGCTGCTGCAAGCCCGACAGACTCCTTTGCAGTCTGTTGAACCATATCTCCGAACTCATGCACGGTGGCGGTGACCTCTTCAACAGAGGCAGCCTGCTCCTCGCTGGCTGCAGCAACCTCATTCATGTTACGGTCTATCTCTGCTATTGAGCCAACGATCTCGCTGAAAATAGCAAGTGATTCTCCGACCGCCTCATCTCCGGTCTTGACCTCAGTCAGAGAGACCTTCACAGCCGCGGTGATCGCGACCGTCTTCTGCTGCAGGGCAGTAATGATGGATGCGATGTTCTCTGCAGACTTCTGCGACCCGGTTGCAAGGTCTTTGACCTCACCTGCAACAACTGCAAATCCGAGTCCTGCCTCTCCTGCTCGTGCTGCTTCTATCGCAGCGTTCAGGGCGAGCAGGTTTGTCTGTTCTGCTATAGAACTGATGATGTCAACAATCCTTCCGATCTCGTTCATCTGACTGCTGATATCAGTGACCATCCGCTCGATATCGGCAGACGAGTGCATGATCCCCTGCATCCCGGTCTCAGCTCTTCCTGCAACCTGCTTACCACGGCCAGAGAGCTCGGAGGCACTGCCGGTAAGGGCCGTTACCTCGTTCATTTTACCTGCAACTGCAGAGACTGTTGTGGCGAGATCCTGCATTGCATTCATGATCTGCTGGGTGCTGTTGCCGCTGTGTTCTGCCAGGGTGTTAACCGCACCTGCGATCTGGGCCACCTGCCCGGTTCCTGCTGACACATCCTCGATACTGCGGTGTGCCTGCACAATCCCCTCGGTGATAGAGTCGACGTTGGAACCCACGTCACCCATGGCTCCTGCCAGTCCCTCGACCTCCTGTTTGACCTTGGAGATCGCTTCAGAGATGTCAGCTCCGATCTTGTTGAGTGCATCCCTGAAGGTAACAAACTCACCTTTCTGTTGTAATGAGGGATCTACCCGTGCGGTAAAGTCACCCTTTGCGTACTCACCAGATAACCGCATCGCCTCCTTTATGGGTGTTGCCATTGCGTCAACGGTCTTGTTGACCCCGCCGATGATGAGAGCATAATCACCCTGGAACTTGGTCGGATCTCCCCGTACGTTCAGGTTCCCATCTGCTGCGGCAATACTGATCGTCTGGACCTCATCCCTGAACCGCTCAAACGTCCTGATAACCTCAAGGAAGGATCTGTTCAGGATTCCAATCTCGTCCCTGCTTGCTGACTCGCTGATGCTGACCGAGAGATTTCCCTTTGTAATCTGCTCTGAAAGGTTAACGAGTTCATCCATCCGCCTTGATATCGAGTTACCGAACCAGTATGAGATTGCAACCCCTGTGATGGATCCGAGTATGATCACGAGCACGATGGTGTTCCTGATCGCATCAATCGGGCTCAAAAAGTCGGCCAATGAACCATTTGCAACAATGATCCAGTCAAAGGGTTCATAGTATGCAAATGCGGCAACCTTGTCAACACCGTTATATGAATACTGAATGAATCCGTTCTTTTTGGTGATGATATCCTTGATGAACGGAAGATCTGAATCGTTCTTCCCTTCGTTGGTTGGGTGGGCGATGGTGTATCCGGTGGTGTTGAGGATGTACATGTACCCCTTCTCACCGATCTTCTTTGCCTTTATCTGATCTTTGAGCACACCAACAGTTGCGTTTTCGTCAACACCGACGAAGAGGATCCCGATGATCTCACCGCTGCTGTTTTTGACAGGTTCGTATGCGGTGATGTACTTCTTACCTACCACGTTGGCGGTGCCATAGTAGGTTTCTCCCTGGGTGATGACCGCATCATACACGGCCTGTGAGACTGTTGTTCCGATGGCCCTCTTTCCGTCTTCACCGATGACATTGGTAGAAATCCTGACCGCTTTGTCACCCTGTTTCTGGAATACTGTTGCTGCTCCACCGACCAGTTGCTGTACCCCGTCGACGATCTCGAAGTTGTCGTTTACAACATACTGTGACGATCCTGATGTAAGGACCAGTTTTCCATCACGGATCTCAGGCTTCCCTTTGGTATAAAACGAACTTCGCAGAATATTGAGGTCATCGTTCACCTTGTTCTGGGTAAGGTTGTTGACCGTGGCACTGGCATCCTGCATATCTACAACCTGGTTATCCAGATTCTGTCTGATATCGCTGTATACTGCGTTGTAGGCACTGGTGTATGCGATGGCCCCGAGGATAAGGACCGGTACTATGACCAGTATCAGGCAGATGATCCTGATCTTCTGGCCTATTGTTGCATTATTTAAAAAATTTAACTTCCTCTCTTTCGTATTATCCTTCAGAATAATCCCTCCTCTTCTCCCTGTTATCCAGGCAGGGTTGGATAATAGATACTCTCACAGGGGTTACGATAAGCCTGTCGGTTTTGCATGGCAAACTAATAAATAATATCCTGTCGTCAGAAAGGAAATTTGAATCTAAAAAAGGGGTATTCCTGGTACACATCAGGAGGTACTTGACTGAAGGATCGATCCTGCAATTGACCCTACACTGGAGATGATATCTCCTCTTATGTCCCCTAATTTAACTGGAACTGATACTTCTTTGCTGAATGGCACAGCCGGGCCGATACCGAGGATATCAGGAGTAATATTTCCGTTGATCATTAGTTTGATCTCTCCGGTCCTGATCACCTCAAATGCTGATTTTATAATGGACGGGTTTGAGACAAGTACTGGTATAACCAGTTCCTGCTTGCCTGGCTTGATCATCATCCCGCTCTTTTCACCAGCAGCCAGTTGTATTGGTCCCTCTCTTCCCTGGTATGCCACTGTATAGGTGAGTGATTTGATCGGAATGCTAACTGGATACGAACTGTCAATCTCAACAGTGAATGCAAGTCCGATTGCTGAAAGGTTGACTGAACTGATCTGTGCACCAGTGACTGTGACAGTAGGCGCCTTCGGTGTGAATAGCGAACCAATGCCAATACCAACCACAAGGATAATGACAACAAGAATGATCCAATACTGGGTCTTCATGGATCAGCGTCAGGTGGCGTGAAATTAATACGTTGTGTTATTGGGTCCCCACTTCTCAAATCAACTGATCCCATAATGCTTCTGCAGGTACGAGAAGATCTTCTCTGATTCTGCCCACCGTTTGTCAAACTGGCTCACCATCGTATCTATCCTTGATATCTGTGTGAGGATCTCCTCGTGGCAGTTATTGGGTTTAAATTCCAGGACGGCTTCAACAATAGCGAGCGGGTTTCGGATTCCATCGTTTAGGATCATGAGTTCTGCCATGTTCCGCTGGATCTGCCTGATCAGTTGTTTCCGTTCATCCTCAAGTGTCATCCTTTCGGTGATGTCCTGGACGGTGCCGACGATCAGGTTCTCATCCCCACCTTTGCTGACAGACCTCCCCCGGATCTGCAGATATTTAATCCTCCCGCCATCCAGAACTACGCGGTATACCGACTCCCTGAATTCTGAATCCTGGATCCGGTGAAAAAACCTGCATCTGAACTCATCACGGTCATCAGGGTGAATATAGGCGATGAACGAGTCGATAGTCCCTGATATGGCATCAGGTGTGATCTCAAGTATCCTATATACCTCATCAGAACAGGTGATGATCCCGTTCTTTCTGTTCATCTCCCAGCTTCCGATCTGTGCTATCTGTTGTGCCTCGTTCAGCCGTGTCTCTATCTCCTGGTGAGCAAGTTGCACCTGCTTCCTTGCACTGATGTCTCTGATGCTCCCTACCACTCCGATCGGTCTGCCATCCTCTCCCCTGATTGGAGAGATGACTGTCTCGGTCCATATCACATGTCCATCCCGATGGTACATCGCCAGTTCCAGGTACTGGACCATGTCTGTTCTGTGATCCCCTGTCATGAGATCATCCATCCCTTTTCTCCTGCTTTTAAGCAGGGTGTGAATTGAATCTGGTGTGTACACTTCGTGCAGATGCTGGAGCGAGGCCTCTTCAGGGGTGTATCCACGGAGACGCCAGACCGAGGGACTGATGTAATTGACCCGCATGTTCAAATCAGCGGTCCAGATGACATCTGACACGTTCTCGGCAAGCAGCCGGTATATCCTCTCCTTCTCTTCCAGACTCTTTTTCAGCAGGACCTCTTCGGTGATATCAACAACAGAACCCTCGATGTAATGCCCTGCAGGGTGCGATACCATACGGGCATTCAGGGATATCCACCGCTTCTCCCCATCCTTCCTTACAACCTCAAGGTGTACGTTCTGCACCGAATTGTGCTGGCTCAAAGCCTGAAGAATACGCAGCCTGTCATCCCGGTTGGCGTAAATACAACTGATATCGTGAACCTGGCTGAGGAATTCTGCTGGTGTATCATATCCGTACATCCGTGCAAACGAGTTGTTGGCGCTGAGAATCTCCCCATTTACTGATGTCTGGAATATCCCTTCTATTACATTCTCGTAGATGTCACGGAATTTGTGTTCGCTGGTATCCCTGATGATTCCCAGGATCTCCGGCGGTTGGCCTGTCCTTTTTACAAGTCTGCTGTTGACATCCCAGATGACCTCCCTGCCGTCACGTGCCTGAATGGATAGTTCATATCTTGACGATTCTGACGGATGGGTTATTTTGTTTGAGATCTCTTCTCTGACCTTTTCTAGTGAGGCAGGGTTGAGGTAATGAGTGATATTTTTTCCAATCAGGTCTGCAGGGGTATATCCGAGTATTCGGGTGACCGACGGGCTTACCTCGGTCAGGCTACCCTGAATGGTCATTCTGAAAACAATATCATTGACCTGGTCGAGCAGTTCCTGGTAATCTTCTCCCCTGGAATGAGATGACAGACTGGGTGAGAGCGGATGGGGGGATTCACAATCAGGTATGTGGAATGCCGATCCTTGGTCACTCCTGGTCTCTGTCTGTTGTGTGATCCCCATCCCTCCCCATATTCCGGTGAGGTGTAAGTATGAGTTGGGGATTATGATTTTTTGCCATACAGATATGCGGTATATATCTGTATTCTCAATTAAATCGCGCCGAATATAATAAATTCCGATAAATATTTGTCCGTTTCCTTTCTCTGATCAGCACTGCCTTTTGACACTTTATCTCTCTGTAGACTCTGTGATCTGGGTTTTTACAAATACCAGTCTTTTCAGGAATTTCTTCTCCCGATACACACTCTCATCCACTGATCCAGGTTCACTGTCTGCACCTTGCCTTACAATCTGGACCCGGGAGAACTCCAGTGGAAACAAAGGGGTCTTAAATCTCTCCGTGCGCATTCTTCTCTCCTGATGTTCAGACATCTAATCTTCCATCATATTCTCTGTCGAACTAATAGGGGACATTTGTGGCATTGCGCGGATCGGAGCGAATCAGCCTCATCAGGCTGAAAGAAGGGTGGAAGATTCACCATTGGGCGATCAGGATCTCTGGTATTACTTGTTAATCCTGAAATGATCACTCTGTGTCTCTTCCATCTATAGAGAAGAATAGTTGGTATAGAACTCTCCCACTCCTCTATGGTTCACCGGTTTTCATGAGAAAATCTCTATGATCATTCCCACGTGATTATGGAGGTGATGCGTATGTCGCAGCATGTACCTGGTTCACGCCTCTCCGCACTTGCCCTGGTTGCAGGACTCCTTGTGGTCTTTGCAGTCCTTCCGGCAGCGGCGAGTGCAGAAGGAAAAACAGTCACGATCTCCGGTTCAACCACCGTTCTCCCCATCGCCTCGGCTGTTGCCGAAGCATACATGGCCAAACACTCTGACGTAGATGTCAAGGTCAGCGGAGGCGGATCCGGTGCCGGTATCTCTGCAATCGGGAAGGGTGCCGTTGATATCGGTATGTCCTCCCGTGAAATGAACACCGACGAGAAGGCATCTTACTCAAAACTTGTGTCAACACCTGTTGCAAAGGATGGTATTGCAATCATTGTCAACCCGGCAAACAAGGTTGAATCACTCACTCTCTCCCAGATCAAGGATATCTACACCGGCAAAGACAAGAGCTGGAAGGATGTCGGCGGAGAACAGGCTGAGTTCGAGATTGTAGGCCGTGACAGTGCATCAGGAACCCGGGAATTCTTCTTCAACGAGGTTCTCAAGAAGGCTGACTTCACCTCATTCATGCTTGAGAAGAACTCAAATGGTGCAGTGCAGCAGCTCGTCTCCCAGACCCCGAATGCAATCGGGTACGTCGGGATGGGCTTTGAGGACGGAGTAAAGGTTGTCAGCCTTGATGTTGACGGCAAGAAACTCAAGCCAACCACAGCAACTGTCAAGAGCAAGGAATACCCACTCTCCCGTGATTTATACTTCATAACCGATGGAGAACCGTCCGGTTCAGCCAAGGACTTCATTGACTTCCTCCTGAGCGCTGACGGTCAGAAGATTGTTGAAGAACAGGGATTTGTATCGCTCAAGTAACAACAGTACGAGAAGTCATATCTCACCTACAATTTAGAAGATCTGATCTGTCGGGGAAGGGGATAGATACCACCTAATTTCCCTCTTTGTCTGCAGGATCCTGGGACACTCATTCCGGGTCCTCCTCTTTTCCCGGTTTATCTCTCCCGTTCTGACCCAGATACCTGTTCGGTATGCCTTTTCTTGTCGCTATTCTCTTCTGAATAACTCCAGATGCAATAGTCCATCATTAACACGATCTCCCAATAGATCTCCGGAGTGATCAGTGTCATCTGATGTCATGGGTCAATCCGGAGATTATATTCAGAATTATTATTGATCCAGCCCTCTCATCATCCGTCATGACATACCTGAAGCATCCTCTCACCGATGGTGCATCTCTGAAAATCGGATGCACAGGGGGTATCCAATGACATCCATGATCCATTCAATCATGACCAAACTCACAGCAGGGTTTGTAATCCTCGTACTCGTAATATCAGGGCTTACGTTCCTCTTCACGTATGGTGCCTCATCTGGAAAGATCCAGGAGTCAACCCAGCAGGAACTCCTCGCTCTCGCCTCGATAACCGCCGCAGATCTGAATGGAAACGAGATCTCCAAACTTCAGCCCGGGATGGAGTCTGAAGTGCTTTACCTGATGAATGCCGAACAACTCGCTGCGATGGCAAAATCAGACGATGAGATCGTCAAGATATACACCATGCGAAAGGGCAGTTCCGGGATAGAGTACGTCGTTGATTCGGGGTACAACACCGGGAAACGGAACTTTAAGATTGGAAGTGCTGAGTCTTCCCCTACAACTGCTATGACTGATGCCTTCTCAACAAGGCAGGTTGAGCCCGAGTTTGTGAAACGCCCGTGGGGAACTGTACTTGCGGCATATGCCCCGATAAAGAACGCAGGCGGTGAGGTCATCGGCATCGTGGGTGTCGATATGGATGCAGGAGTTGTCCAGAATCGTATGAGTTTTGTCGGCCAGACGATCTATCTCATCCTGATCCTCGGTATTGTGTGTGCCGGACTTATCATAGCGGTCTTCTCGCGGACCATGATCAGGGACATCCATATCCTGATCGACTCTGCAAAACGGATCAGCAGGGGAGAGACTGATGTCACCATTGCGATCTCCCGTAACGATGAGATCGGTGAACTCGCCTCCTCGTTTAAGCGGATGGTCACCAGCCTGAAGATCCTCATGCATCAGGATTATCAGGAGTGATCTCCCTGGTGGACCACCATGACCATGACTTCAGATACCGTCCTTACGATCGCTACCGAGTATCTCGGCCCTGCAGCGATCACCCTCCTTGAACGGCAGACAAAATTTCACATGAGCGGGCTCTCGTTCAAAGATATCGAACCATCACACTGTGTAGATCTCTCAAAGTGGGTGGGAATTGCATCTGCCATGTTCATCGAACAGGATCAGGCACAGGAGCTTGCCGAAAAGATCAGAAGGGTAGGGCTATGAGACCCGATCACCGGCAGCCAGGTAGTATCCATATTCTCCACCTTGATGATGAGCCGATAATCCTTGAGATAACCCGTATGTACCTTGAGAAGACCGGAAGGGTATCGGTTGATACAACCACCAATCCACAGGAAGCCATTCGCCTTCTCTCTTCATCGCGGTACGATGCGGTCATATCAGACTACGAGATGCCGGTCATGGACGGGATCGAGTTTCTCAAAGAGATCAGGGAGTGCGGGCACGACCTCCCGTTCATCCTCTTTACCGGGAGGGGACGTGAAGAGGTTGTCATCAGGGCTTTTAACAATGGAGCCACGTTCTACCTGCAGAAAGGGGGAGATCCAGGCTCTCAGTTTGCAGAACTGGCAAAAAAAGTCCTTCATGCAGCCGGGCAGTACAGGACAAAGCAGAAGATCCACCATCTGTACCAGATATTTCAGGCACTTCGTGAGGTGTCAGGAACTCTGCACGGGGATGATGAGTTCGATCGGAAGCTGCAGAATGTCTGCAGGATCATCTCATCAGGCAGAGGGTATCAGAATGTCAGGGTTGTTCTCTTTGATCGGAATGGAAGTGTCAGATCAGTCTATCACGCAGGGCTTGAAGACCGAATAGAAGATCTTCTCACCTATCTGAGGGCAGGAAACCGGACCTCCTGCACCCGTCGTGCCCTCGGGCAGGGACGCGAACCGGTGATCTGCGAGCCAAGCCAGACCTGCATATCCTGCCCTCTCTACCCTGATCATCAGGGCCAGTATGCCCTGACCATGCGGCTTGAGCATGCCGGTGAGGTGTACGGGATCCTTTCAGTCACCCTTTCGGGAGATTATGCGCATGATTCTGATGAACACGCCATGTTCGCCGAGTTATGCGGTGAACTTGCATATGCCATTCACCACTACGCTCTTGAAGAGGAGCAGGCCGCGATGGAGACCCTGATGGGCACAAGTCGGAAACTGCACATTATTAATAGCATCACCAGACATGACATCCGGAATCAGCTCTCTGTCCAGATGAACTCATATGAACTCCTGCTCGAGTGTGCAGAGTCAAATCCCGAGATAAGGCCATATGTTACCGCTATTGGTTCGAGTATAAACAGCATCCACGAACACCTGCTCTTCTCTGATGTATACCAGAAGATCGGGATTCAGCGGCCACGGTGGCTCTCTGTTGGTGCCATCATCGAAGGGATCACCTGTTCACACGAGTTTGGTGCCATCACGATCCTGCACTCGACCGGGATGGTTGAGGTCTACACTGATGTGATGTTCGGAAAGATCGTCAGCAATCTGATAGAAAATGCGATCATGCATGGAAAACGGGTCACCACTGTCAGGATCAGTTTCATGGAACTGATGGATGGCGGGGTTCTTGTTGTCGAGGATGACGGGATCGGAGTTCCCGATGATCTGAAAGAGAAGATCTTTGAACGTGGGTTTGGGAGCAACACCGGTCTTGGTCTCTATTATACCCGGGAGATCCTGGGAATAACCGGTATGGGAATTTCAGAAACCGGTAATAACCTGGAAGGTGCCAGGTTTGAGATCCATATTCCAAAGAAGGGGTACCGCTTAAAAACCGGATCTGAAGCCACCGGGCAGGTATCACTCCTGGTGAGTGAAGGATGAAAGTCATGAACACGGGTTCACCGGGGTCAGGCGATCTTGAAGCGCTGGTCCACCTTCTCCACTCCTCTTCAGAGAATAATACTGACTGGAATGAAGGAGTCCGTACCTTTCCCTCCCCGGTTCTTATTTGTGACGCTGCTTTGACCATCCTTGGCGCAAACGATGCGTTCTATCACTCTTCGGGTTACATACCGAGATCACTGAGCGGTCATCCTCTCCGTGATATTGAGATGTCCCTCCTCTCTGGTGAATCGGTATGGGATGCGGCCCTGATGAGAAAACCTGCAAGCGGGGTAGTTGAGTTCAGGTTTCCGACCGGGTCTGATATCTATCCGACTACTGCCCTACCTGTGATGGATGGTAACGGGTCACTCATCTACCTGCTGCTGGTTCTGGCTGATACCGGATCAAATGCCACTATCCCTTCATATGATCAGATACGAAGTTCCTGGTCAGAACCTGCAGAGGTTCTTCTCGAGACTGATGGAACGATCCTCTCTCTCTCATCCCAGGCTGGAGAATTCTGTGGGATAGATGTTGAGACATCCCGTGGAACAAACCTCTTTGACACCCCTCTCTTTCGGGAGTCAGGCACTCACGGTGTTCAGATTCTGAACGAGATCTTCGCAGGTAAGGAAGGTAATGAACCT
This window encodes:
- a CDS encoding DMT family transporter, producing MISSPARPVLFILAAALLFGSSAPMAKMALAGIAPITLASMIYLGSGGGTAVYRLFRHLRGVTTTEPPLTRAAVPWVIGASFFGAVLATTSLTLSLRSVTAWEASVLLSFEAVATALVARIISGERAGKRVWTALGCITLACITLAWKPDQPLGLSIGAAGILFTCLCWGVDTSCSRQVAGRDPLAIVMYKGLFAGVITFIVARIIGEPLPGAMPVAAAALIGMTGFGGLMTFCFLKALRDLGPARTGSYFGINPVFGIIVGLILFRDLPGLIFIPAVCLMLTGIVILLTEHHSHPHRHLPEVHDHRHRHDDGHHDHLHPKGAPQTGPDGYHTHLHSHEEIVHEHEHTPDIHHQHSHKRQVVSKEQR
- a CDS encoding Cache 3/Cache 2 fusion domain-containing protein, whose protein sequence is MLKDNTKERKLNFLNNATIGQKIRIICLILVIVPVLILGAIAYTSAYNAVYSDIRQNLDNQVVDMQDASATVNNLTQNKVNDDLNILRSSFYTKGKPEIRDGKLVLTSGSSQYVVNDNFEIVDGVQQLVGGAATVFQKQGDKAVRISTNVIGEDGKRAIGTTVSQAVYDAVITQGETYYGTANVVGKKYITAYEPVKNSSGEIIGILFVGVDENATVGVLKDQIKAKKIGEKGYMYILNTTGYTIAHPTNEGKNDSDLPFIKDIITKKNGFIQYSYNGVDKVAAFAYYEPFDWIIVANGSLADFLSPIDAIRNTIVLVIILGSITGVAISYWFGNSISRRMDELVNLSEQITKGNLSVSISESASRDEIGILNRSFLEVIRTFERFRDEVQTISIAAADGNLNVRGDPTKFQGDYALIIGGVNKTVDAMATPIKEAMRLSGEYAKGDFTARVDPSLQQKGEFVTFRDALNKIGADISEAISKVKQEVEGLAGAMGDVGSNVDSITEGIVQAHRSIEDVSAGTGQVAQIAGAVNTLAEHSGNSTQQIMNAMQDLATTVSAVAGKMNEVTALTGSASELSGRGKQVAGRAETGMQGIMHSSADIERMVTDISSQMNEIGRIVDIISSIAEQTNLLALNAAIEAARAGEAGLGFAVVAGEVKDLATGSQKSAENIASIITALQQKTVAITAAVKVSLTEVKTGDEAVGESLAIFSEIVGSIAEIDRNMNEVAAASEEQAASVEEVTATVHEFGDMVQQTAKESVGLAAASEESSAAVDQIVTMIDHVNTSMDEIRSVVKNALESTQFIENEMSRFKI
- a CDS encoding PAS domain S-box protein, with translation MGITQQTETRSDQGSAFHIPDCESPHPLSPSLSSHSRGEDYQELLDQVNDIVFRMTIQGSLTEVSPSVTRILGYTPADLIGKNITHYLNPASLEKVREEISNKITHPSESSRYELSIQARDGREVIWDVNSRLVKRTGQPPEILGIIRDTSEHKFRDIYENVIEGIFQTSVNGEILSANNSFARMYGYDTPAEFLSQVHDISCIYANRDDRLRILQALSQHNSVQNVHLEVVRKDGEKRWISLNARMVSHPAGHYIEGSVVDITEEVLLKKSLEEKERIYRLLAENVSDVIWTADLNMRVNYISPSVWRLRGYTPEEASLQHLHEVYTPDSIHTLLKSRRKGMDDLMTGDHRTDMVQYLELAMYHRDGHVIWTETVISPIRGEDGRPIGVVGSIRDISARKQVQLAHQEIETRLNEAQQIAQIGSWEMNRKNGIITCSDEVYRILEITPDAISGTIDSFIAYIHPDDRDEFRCRFFHRIQDSEFRESVYRVVLDGGRIKYLQIRGRSVSKGGDENLIVGTVQDITERMTLEDERKQLIRQIQRNMAELMILNDGIRNPLAIVEAVLEFKPNNCHEEILTQISRIDTMVSQFDKRWAESEKIFSYLQKHYGIS
- a CDS encoding phosphate ABC transporter substrate-binding protein yields the protein MSQHVPGSRLSALALVAGLLVVFAVLPAAASAEGKTVTISGSTTVLPIASAVAEAYMAKHSDVDVKVSGGGSGAGISAIGKGAVDIGMSSREMNTDEKASYSKLVSTPVAKDGIAIIVNPANKVESLTLSQIKDIYTGKDKSWKDVGGEQAEFEIVGRDSASGTREFFFNEVLKKADFTSFMLEKNSNGAVQQLVSQTPNAIGYVGMGFEDGVKVVSLDVDGKKLKPTTATVKSKEYPLSRDLYFITDGEPSGSAKDFIDFLLSADGQKIVEEQGFVSLK
- a CDS encoding HAMP domain-containing protein, which encodes MTKLTAGFVILVLVISGLTFLFTYGASSGKIQESTQQELLALASITAADLNGNEISKLQPGMESEVLYLMNAEQLAAMAKSDDEIVKIYTMRKGSSGIEYVVDSGYNTGKRNFKIGSAESSPTTAMTDAFSTRQVEPEFVKRPWGTVLAAYAPIKNAGGEVIGIVGVDMDAGVVQNRMSFVGQTIYLILILGIVCAGLIIAVFSRTMIRDIHILIDSAKRISRGETDVTIAISRNDEIGELASSFKRMVTSLKILMHQDYQE
- a CDS encoding response regulator encodes the protein MRPDHRQPGSIHILHLDDEPIILEITRMYLEKTGRVSVDTTTNPQEAIRLLSSSRYDAVISDYEMPVMDGIEFLKEIRECGHDLPFILFTGRGREEVVIRAFNNGATFYLQKGGDPGSQFAELAKKVLHAAGQYRTKQKIHHLYQIFQALREVSGTLHGDDEFDRKLQNVCRIISSGRGYQNVRVVLFDRNGSVRSVYHAGLEDRIEDLLTYLRAGNRTSCTRRALGQGREPVICEPSQTCISCPLYPDHQGQYALTMRLEHAGEVYGILSVTLSGDYAHDSDEHAMFAELCGELAYAIHHYALEEEQAAMETLMGTSRKLHIINSITRHDIRNQLSVQMNSYELLLECAESNPEIRPYVTAIGSSINSIHEHLLFSDVYQKIGIQRPRWLSVGAIIEGITCSHEFGAITILHSTGMVEVYTDVMFGKIVSNLIENAIMHGKRVTTVRISFMELMDGGVLVVEDDGIGVPDDLKEKIFERGFGSNTGLGLYYTREILGITGMGISETGNNLEGARFEIHIPKKGYRLKTGSEATGQVSLLVSEG